In Feifania hominis, the following are encoded in one genomic region:
- the asnA gene encoding aspartate--ammonia ligase, protein MPLNKLQIPPHYDAVYNIRETQRAIKLIKQHFQYELAKALHLERISAPLFVTPESGLNDDLNGVERPVTFDILDLHSDVQIVHSLAKWKRFALAQYGFKPGSGLYTDMNAIRRDEELDNLHSVYVDQWDWELVIDRFERNDEKLREIVSRIWNVIWQTEAYICSEFPRYKPYLPEKLCFITTQELYDRFPTLTPKQRENAIAKERKAVFLMRIGDKLKNGERHDGRAPDYDDWSLNGDIIVYNKVLDCAVELSSMGIRVDEHALAEQLKKAHAEERSALKFHRMLLDGELPLTCGGGIGQSRLCMQLLQKAHIGEVQASVWPADMVEACREHGILLL, encoded by the coding sequence ATGCCGCTGAACAAACTGCAGATTCCCCCGCACTACGACGCCGTATACAACATCCGCGAGACCCAGCGGGCCATCAAGCTGATCAAGCAGCACTTCCAATACGAGCTTGCCAAGGCGCTGCACCTCGAGCGGATTTCGGCTCCCCTCTTTGTCACACCCGAGAGCGGTCTCAACGACGATCTCAACGGCGTTGAGCGGCCGGTCACATTTGATATTTTAGATCTGCACTCCGATGTGCAGATCGTTCATTCTCTGGCTAAGTGGAAGCGCTTTGCCCTCGCGCAGTACGGTTTCAAGCCGGGTTCGGGTCTCTACACCGACATGAACGCCATCCGCCGCGACGAGGAGCTCGACAATCTCCACTCGGTCTATGTCGACCAGTGGGACTGGGAGCTGGTCATTGATCGCTTTGAGCGCAACGATGAGAAGCTCCGGGAGATCGTCTCGAGGATCTGGAATGTCATCTGGCAGACCGAGGCCTACATCTGTTCCGAGTTTCCGCGCTACAAGCCCTATCTGCCCGAGAAGCTCTGCTTCATCACAACGCAGGAGCTCTATGACCGCTTTCCGACGCTCACCCCGAAGCAGCGGGAGAATGCCATAGCAAAAGAGCGCAAGGCCGTATTTTTGATGCGCATCGGCGACAAACTGAAAAATGGTGAGCGGCATGACGGCCGCGCACCCGACTATGACGACTGGTCGCTCAACGGCGATATCATTGTCTACAACAAAGTCCTGGACTGCGCGGTGGAGCTCTCCTCCATGGGCATCCGGGTCGACGAGCATGCGCTCGCCGAACAGCTCAAAAAGGCGCACGCCGAGGAGCGCAGCGCGCTCAAGTTTCACCGGATGCTGCTCGATGGCGAGTTGCCGCTTACCTGCGGCGGCGGCATCGGTCAGTCGAGGCTGTGCATGCAGCTGCTGCAGAAAGCACACATCGGCGAGGTGCAGGCGTCCGTCTGGCCCGCCGACATGGTTGAGGCCTGCCGCGAGCATGGAATTTTACTGCTGTAA
- the coaW gene encoding type II pantothenate kinase: protein MGYVIGIDIGGSTTKIVGYRDGEVICPMQVRANDPIASLYGAFGKFVSVNSLTLAEIDRVMITGVGSSYVKERIYGIKTGIAQEFGAIGRGGLYLSGKTDAIIVSMGTGTAYVHATESEVVHVGGTGVGGGTLLGLSGKLLDVRDFDTIVDLARGGRLDRVDLNVSDISSDFSGNLTPDTTASNFGRVSDTATKADLALGIINLVFQTIGMIAIFATKITGGNEVVLTGNLTTMPQCHELFLLLEKLYQVKFIIPEHAEFATAIGAALAFQKGVTYREID, encoded by the coding sequence ATGGGATATGTCATCGGCATTGACATCGGCGGCAGCACCACCAAGATCGTCGGGTATCGCGACGGCGAGGTGATCTGCCCGATGCAGGTGCGGGCCAACGACCCGATCGCGTCACTCTACGGCGCGTTCGGCAAATTTGTCAGCGTAAATTCCCTCACGCTCGCCGAAATCGACCGTGTGATGATCACCGGTGTCGGCTCCTCCTATGTGAAAGAGCGCATCTATGGCATCAAGACCGGCATTGCGCAGGAATTCGGCGCCATCGGCAGAGGCGGGCTCTACCTCTCGGGCAAGACCGACGCCATCATCGTCAGCATGGGCACCGGCACGGCCTATGTCCACGCGACTGAGAGCGAAGTCGTCCATGTGGGCGGCACCGGGGTCGGCGGCGGCACTCTTCTGGGTCTCTCGGGGAAGCTGCTCGATGTGCGTGATTTTGACACCATTGTGGACCTCGCGCGCGGCGGCCGGCTCGACCGGGTGGATCTCAATGTCAGCGACATCAGCAGCGACTTCTCGGGAAATCTGACGCCCGACACCACCGCCTCCAACTTTGGCCGGGTCAGCGATACCGCCACCAAGGCGGATCTGGCGCTGGGCATCATCAATCTGGTCTTTCAGACCATCGGCATGATCGCCATTTTTGCCACCAAGATCACGGGGGGGAACGAAGTGGTGCTCACCGGAAATCTGACGACCATGCCGCAGTGCCATGAGCTATTTCTGCTGCTGGAAAAGCTCTATCAGGTGAAATTCATCATACCGGAGCACGCCGAATTCGCCACGGCGATCGGGGCGGCGCTCGCCTTTCAAAAGGGTGTCACATACAGGGAAATCGACTAA
- the plsX gene encoding phosphate acyltransferase PlsX yields the protein MRVIVDAMGGDNAPLEIVKGCAAAVGELGVEILLYGDRDKLDGIFDGTGLSREGITVIHAPDVIEMEDDPGISIRSKKNSSMVMALTALAAGEGDAFVTAGSTGAALAGATLIVKRIKGVKRAALAPLLPGKKGPVLLIDCGANVECKPEYLEQFGVMGSVYMDKIVGVKNPRVGLINIGTEPTKGGDLQREAHRLLGESKANFVGNIEPREIMMGACDVAVADGFTGNVVLKTIEGMAKFFTSALKDLFYESLVTKLSALGVKKGLARFKKTMDYKETGGAPFIGVSKPVIKAHGSSDARSFCSAIRQAKIYAESGMIEQIAEYYSVTSEKK from the coding sequence ATGAGAGTAATTGTAGACGCCATGGGCGGGGACAACGCTCCGCTCGAAATTGTCAAGGGCTGTGCCGCCGCGGTCGGAGAGCTCGGCGTGGAGATTCTGCTCTACGGGGACAGAGACAAGCTCGACGGAATCTTTGACGGCACGGGCCTCTCACGCGAGGGGATCACGGTTATCCACGCGCCCGACGTCATCGAGATGGAGGATGACCCGGGCATCTCCATCCGCTCGAAGAAAAATTCGTCGATGGTCATGGCGCTGACGGCTCTCGCTGCGGGCGAGGGCGACGCCTTTGTCACCGCCGGCAGTACGGGGGCCGCTCTCGCGGGAGCAACGCTCATCGTCAAGCGCATCAAGGGGGTCAAGCGCGCGGCGCTCGCGCCGCTTCTGCCCGGCAAAAAGGGGCCCGTGCTGCTCATCGACTGCGGCGCAAATGTCGAATGTAAGCCGGAGTATCTCGAGCAGTTCGGCGTGATGGGCTCGGTCTATATGGACAAGATCGTCGGCGTCAAAAACCCGCGCGTGGGTCTGATCAACATCGGCACAGAGCCGACCAAGGGCGGTGATCTGCAGCGTGAGGCCCACCGACTTCTCGGGGAATCCAAGGCGAACTTTGTCGGCAACATCGAGCCGCGCGAGATCATGATGGGCGCCTGCGATGTCGCAGTGGCCGACGGTTTCACGGGCAATGTTGTGCTCAAGACCATCGAGGGCATGGCGAAATTCTTCACGTCTGCGCTCAAGGATCTCTTCTATGAGAGCCTTGTGACAAAGCTCTCGGCGCTCGGTGTCAAAAAAGGCCTTGCGCGCTTCAAAAAGACCATGGACTACAAGGAGACCGGCGGCGCGCCCTTTATCGGCGTGTCAAAGCCCGTCATCAAGGCCCACGGCAGCTCTGACGCACGCTCGTTCTGCTCGGCCATCCGACAGGCCAAAATTTACGCCGAGTCGGGAATGATTGAGCAGATTGCCGAATACTATAGTGTTACTTCTGAGAAAAAATAA
- the acpP gene encoding acyl carrier protein: protein MVFEKVKALVSEQFTVDEDDITMDTKFEDLNADSLDVVELIMAVEEEFDLQIEDEDVESITTVGDVVEYITQRV from the coding sequence GTGGTATTTGAAAAAGTCAAAGCCCTGGTTTCGGAGCAGTTTACCGTGGACGAGGACGACATTACGATGGATACCAAATTCGAAGATCTGAATGCCGATTCTCTTGACGTGGTTGAACTGATCATGGCTGTTGAAGAGGAATTTGATCTTCAGATTGAAGATGAGGATGTTGAGAGCATCACGACTGTCGGAGATGTTGTTGAATATATCACACAGAGAGTCTAA
- the topA gene encoding type I DNA topoisomerase yields MSYLLIVESPAKAKTIKKYLGKDYKVVASMGHVRDLPKSQIGIDVEHDFAPKYIPIRGKGDVIKNLKKEAKGVKKVYLATDPDREGEAISWHLANLLNIDEHDPVRVTFNEITKAAVKAGVKQPRVIDLDLVDAQQARRILDRLVGYEISPFLWRKVKKGISAGRVQSVATRLIVDREEEIGAFKPQEYWSIDALTEKQGVKTPILSKFYGDENKKLELKNGEQTEEIMAQLKGADYSVKSVKKGVKRRQPFPPFITSTLQQDASRKLGYASKRTMQIAQELYEGVEIQGHGLVGLITYMRTDSLRISNEAVEDVRGYIRQKYGDNYCPAKPRVYKSKNSAQDAHEAIRPTSIEFDPESIKKNLSRDQLRLYKLIWDRFVASQMEAQVLDTVSADILAKNASSGHGYIFRTSGYTVRFAGFTALYEESRDEKDEETAPKALPELAEGDALKLVELKPEQHFTQPPARFNEATLIKALEENGIGRPSTYAPTIATILNREYVIKDGKSFKPTQLGIVTTKLMKELFSDIVSIEFTAKMERQLDEIEEGKKDWVTTVREFYEPFEASMKNAEEKLAGEYIKIPDEETDEICEYCGRRMVIKSGKYGKFMACPGYPECKNTKPIVVDTGAKCPKCGGRILQKYSKNNNKYYGCENNPTCDFMTWYEPTKENCPICGSVLLKKTGWKKIKLCSKEGCSYNTQPQPESAKPAEKTDAGEKSNG; encoded by the coding sequence ATGTCTTATCTTTTAATCGTCGAGTCACCAGCCAAGGCCAAGACCATCAAAAAGTACCTGGGAAAGGACTACAAGGTCGTGGCCTCCATGGGGCATGTGCGCGATCTGCCGAAGAGCCAGATCGGCATTGACGTCGAGCACGATTTTGCCCCGAAGTATATCCCGATTCGCGGGAAGGGCGATGTCATCAAAAACTTAAAAAAGGAAGCAAAGGGCGTCAAGAAAGTCTATCTTGCGACCGACCCCGACCGTGAGGGAGAGGCCATATCGTGGCATCTGGCGAACCTTTTGAATATCGACGAGCACGATCCGGTGCGCGTGACCTTCAACGAGATCACAAAGGCCGCCGTCAAAGCGGGCGTCAAGCAGCCGCGCGTCATCGATCTGGATCTTGTCGACGCGCAGCAGGCGCGCCGTATTCTCGACCGTCTGGTCGGCTATGAGATCAGTCCCTTTCTCTGGCGCAAGGTCAAAAAGGGCATCTCGGCCGGACGCGTCCAGTCGGTGGCAACGAGACTGATCGTCGACCGTGAGGAGGAGATCGGCGCTTTCAAGCCCCAGGAGTACTGGAGCATTGACGCGCTCACCGAAAAGCAGGGGGTCAAAACGCCCATTCTCTCGAAATTCTACGGGGATGAGAACAAGAAGCTCGAGCTGAAAAACGGCGAGCAGACCGAGGAGATCATGGCGCAGCTCAAGGGCGCCGACTACAGTGTCAAATCGGTCAAAAAGGGCGTCAAGCGGCGTCAGCCTTTCCCGCCCTTTATCACCTCCACCCTGCAGCAGGACGCGTCGCGCAAGCTCGGCTATGCCTCCAAGCGCACCATGCAGATTGCGCAGGAGCTCTATGAGGGCGTCGAGATTCAGGGCCACGGCCTGGTCGGCCTGATCACCTACATGAGAACCGACTCGCTTCGCATTTCAAACGAGGCAGTCGAGGATGTACGCGGCTACATCCGGCAGAAATACGGCGACAACTACTGCCCGGCAAAGCCCCGCGTCTACAAGAGCAAAAATTCCGCCCAGGATGCGCACGAGGCCATCCGCCCGACGTCGATTGAATTCGACCCCGAGTCCATCAAGAAGAATCTTTCGCGCGATCAGCTGCGGCTCTACAAGCTGATCTGGGACCGCTTTGTGGCAAGTCAGATGGAGGCGCAGGTGCTCGACACCGTGTCGGCCGACATCCTCGCGAAGAATGCTTCGAGCGGCCACGGCTACATCTTCCGCACCTCGGGCTACACAGTGCGCTTTGCGGGCTTTACCGCGCTCTATGAGGAGAGCCGCGACGAGAAGGACGAGGAGACCGCGCCGAAAGCGCTGCCGGAGCTTGCCGAGGGGGATGCCCTCAAGCTGGTTGAACTCAAGCCCGAGCAGCACTTTACCCAGCCGCCCGCCCGCTTCAACGAGGCGACGTTGATCAAGGCGCTCGAGGAGAACGGCATCGGCCGGCCGTCGACCTATGCCCCTACCATCGCGACCATTTTAAACCGCGAGTACGTGATCAAGGACGGCAAGTCGTTCAAGCCCACCCAGCTTGGCATTGTGACGACCAAGCTCATGAAAGAGCTCTTCTCCGACATTGTCAGCATCGAGTTCACCGCGAAGATGGAACGCCAGCTCGACGAGATCGAAGAGGGCAAAAAGGACTGGGTGACAACCGTGCGCGAGTTCTACGAGCCCTTTGAGGCGTCCATGAAAAACGCCGAGGAGAAGCTCGCGGGCGAATACATCAAGATTCCCGACGAGGAGACCGATGAAATCTGCGAGTACTGCGGGCGGCGCATGGTTATCAAGTCCGGCAAGTACGGCAAGTTCATGGCCTGTCCGGGCTATCCCGAGTGCAAGAACACCAAGCCCATTGTTGTGGATACCGGGGCGAAGTGTCCCAAGTGCGGCGGGCGCATTTTGCAGAAATATTCCAAGAACAACAACAAATACTACGGCTGTGAGAACAACCCCACCTGTGATTTCATGACCTGGTATGAGCCGACCAAGGAGAACTGTCCGATCTGCGGCAGCGTGCTTCTGAAAAAGACCGGCTGGAAGAAGATCAAGCTCTGCTCGAAAGAGGGCTGTTCCTACAACACCCAGCCCCAGCCGGAGAGCGCGAAGCCTGCCGAGAAGACCGACGCCGGGGAGAAGAGCAATGGGTGA
- a CDS encoding ribulokinase → MSEKYSIGVDYGTKSARALLLNLNTGEELAVAEREYPHGVIDEVIPGVNIKLPVDWALELTDDFLEVFVETVSEVMRTSGVNPADVIGIGTDFTSCSILPIDENGTPLYKLERFKTHPHAYPKLWKHHAAQPEANRLNEIASERGEDFMRYYGGKQNSEWMIPKVMQVLDEDEEVYNAADRFIECGDYLTMELTGKLLKSSSQAGYKSSWSKRTGFPSEAFFKALDPRMEHLASTKLRGDIGLIGDRVGGLKKEYADRVGLPEGVAVGVSIIDSCVSACALGVVEAGTFLMNIGTSTCHTLLATEDKTFEGILGLVEDGIIRGFYGYETGQACVGDHFDWFVKNCVPASYHEEAKSRGLNIHKLLREKASAQKPGESGLVALDWWNGNRSILVDADLTGMIVGMTLLTRPEEIYRALIEATAYGTRVVVDNYRKNEVPIKRVLACGGIAQKDPMMMQIYADVINMEIGVSYSTQAPARGAAMWGAVAAGADRGGFDSIIEASEKLALPITKTYSPIPENVAVYEELFAEYMRLHDYFGRGGNDVMKRLKEIKKRQS, encoded by the coding sequence ATGTCAGAGAAATACTCCATTGGCGTCGACTACGGCACCAAATCGGCGCGGGCGCTGCTTTTGAATCTGAACACCGGCGAGGAGCTCGCCGTCGCCGAGCGGGAATATCCCCACGGTGTGATTGACGAGGTCATCCCCGGCGTGAACATCAAGCTGCCGGTCGACTGGGCGCTGGAGCTCACGGACGACTTTTTGGAGGTCTTTGTCGAGACGGTGAGCGAGGTGATGCGCACGTCTGGCGTGAATCCTGCCGACGTCATCGGCATCGGCACGGACTTTACCTCCTGCTCGATTCTGCCGATCGACGAAAACGGCACGCCGCTCTACAAGCTCGAGCGGTTCAAGACCCATCCGCACGCCTATCCGAAGCTCTGGAAGCACCATGCGGCCCAGCCCGAGGCAAACCGACTCAACGAGATTGCATCCGAGCGCGGGGAGGACTTCATGCGCTACTACGGCGGCAAGCAGAACAGCGAGTGGATGATCCCGAAGGTCATGCAGGTGCTCGACGAGGACGAGGAGGTCTACAACGCCGCCGACCGCTTCATCGAGTGCGGCGACTATCTGACGATGGAGCTGACCGGAAAGCTCCTCAAGTCGAGTTCCCAGGCGGGTTACAAGTCCTCCTGGAGCAAGCGCACCGGCTTCCCGTCGGAGGCGTTTTTCAAGGCGCTTGACCCGCGCATGGAGCACCTTGCGAGCACCAAGCTGCGCGGAGACATCGGCCTGATCGGCGACCGGGTCGGCGGCCTGAAAAAGGAGTATGCCGACCGGGTCGGTCTGCCCGAGGGCGTCGCGGTGGGCGTGTCCATCATCGACTCCTGCGTGTCGGCCTGCGCGCTCGGCGTGGTCGAGGCGGGGACGTTTCTGATGAACATCGGCACCTCCACCTGCCACACGCTTCTGGCAACAGAGGACAAGACCTTTGAGGGCATTCTCGGCCTCGTGGAGGACGGCATCATCCGCGGCTTCTACGGCTATGAGACGGGACAGGCCTGTGTGGGCGATCACTTCGACTGGTTTGTCAAGAACTGCGTGCCGGCATCCTACCACGAGGAGGCCAAAAGTCGCGGGCTCAATATCCACAAGCTGCTGCGGGAGAAAGCGAGCGCTCAGAAGCCGGGCGAGAGCGGCCTTGTGGCGCTCGACTGGTGGAACGGAAACCGCTCGATACTGGTCGATGCGGATCTGACCGGCATGATCGTCGGCATGACGCTGTTGACCCGCCCCGAGGAGATCTACCGCGCGCTGATTGAGGCGACAGCCTACGGCACGCGCGTCGTGGTCGACAACTACCGGAAAAATGAGGTTCCCATCAAGCGCGTTCTCGCCTGCGGCGGCATCGCGCAGAAAGACCCCATGATGATGCAGATCTACGCCGACGTCATCAACATGGAAATCGGCGTGTCCTACTCCACTCAGGCGCCGGCCCGAGGCGCCGCCATGTGGGGCGCGGTCGCGGCCGGGGCGGACAGGGGAGGCTTCGACAGCATCATTGAGGCGTCCGAAAAACTTGCGCTGCCCATCACCAAGACCTACAGCCCCATCCCGGAGAATGTCGCGGTCTACGAGGAACTCTTTGCGGAGTACATGAGACTGCACGACTACTTCGGCCGCGGCGGCAACGATGTGATGAAGCGGCTCAAGGAGATCAAAAAGAGACAGTCCTGA
- the rnc gene encoding ribonuclease III, translated as MRELMERIHYQFQDEQLLHNALSHSSYVNEGRNRGRSSNERLEFLGDSVLSIIVSEYIYTHYKKLPEGDLTKVRASVVCEKSLAEFSRSIDLGRFLLLGRGEEQQNGRERDSILADAFEAMLAAVYLDGGFEAVRGVLMPFIVPAVAAAVEGRVFSDYKTELQEIVQKNKQETLHYELVSSHGPDHDKVFEVAVYLNSNRFATGVGKSKKEAEQQAAKKALELMGES; from the coding sequence ATGAGAGAGCTCATGGAACGCATCCACTACCAGTTTCAGGACGAGCAGCTGCTGCACAATGCGCTGAGCCACTCCTCCTATGTCAACGAGGGGCGCAACCGCGGCCGCAGCAGCAACGAACGCCTGGAGTTTCTGGGGGACAGTGTCCTGTCGATCATTGTGTCGGAGTATATTTACACCCACTACAAAAAGCTGCCCGAGGGGGACTTGACCAAGGTGCGCGCGAGCGTCGTCTGTGAGAAGTCGCTCGCGGAGTTCTCGCGCAGCATTGACCTCGGCCGCTTTCTGCTTCTCGGCAGAGGAGAGGAGCAGCAAAATGGCCGCGAGCGCGACTCCATTCTGGCGGACGCCTTTGAGGCCATGCTCGCGGCGGTCTATCTCGACGGCGGCTTTGAGGCGGTGCGCGGGGTGCTCATGCCGTTCATCGTGCCGGCGGTCGCGGCTGCGGTCGAGGGGCGCGTGTTCAGCGACTACAAGACCGAGCTTCAGGAGATCGTGCAGAAGAACAAACAGGAGACTCTGCACTATGAGCTTGTCAGCTCGCACGGGCCCGACCATGACAAGGTCTTCGAGGTGGCGGTCTATCTCAACAGCAACCGCTTTGCGACCGGCGTCGGCAAGAGCAAGAAAGAGGCCGAGCAGCAGGCGGCCAAAAAGGCGCTGGAGCTCATGGGGGAATCCTGA
- the asnS gene encoding asparagine--tRNA ligase: MKRTEFSQIFADIAAFDGREVTVCGWVRTSRNSKNFGFLELNDGSYFKNAQIVIEQGVLANYDEIAKLNVGSAVCVTGTLVATPQAKQPFEIKAATVEVEGASTPDYPLQKKRHSLEFLREIAHLRPRTNTYSAVFRVRSAAAAAIHEFFQKDGFVYVNTPLITGSDCEGAGEMFRVTTLDLENPPRNEKGEVDYTQDFFGKSANLTVSGQLNAECYALAFSKVYTFGPTFRAENSNTARHAAEFWMIEPEIAFADLADDMDLAQRMIKYVIRSVMERCPEDLKFFNEFVDKGLLERLRFLVDSDFGQVSYTEAVRLLEEHKDEFEYPVYWGCDLQSEHERYLTEKIFQKPVFVTDYPKEIKAFYMRLNDDGKTVAATDLLVPGVGELIGGSQREERYDVLVSRMRECGLNEADYHWYLDLRKYGGAKHAGFGLGFERLIMYITGMGNIRDVIPFPRTVKNAEF, encoded by the coding sequence ATGAAGAGAACGGAATTTTCTCAGATTTTTGCGGATATTGCCGCGTTTGACGGCCGGGAGGTCACCGTCTGCGGCTGGGTGAGAACCAGCCGCAACTCCAAAAACTTCGGCTTTCTGGAGCTCAACGACGGCAGCTATTTCAAAAATGCCCAGATTGTCATTGAGCAGGGAGTCCTTGCAAACTACGACGAAATTGCAAAGCTCAACGTGGGCAGCGCTGTCTGTGTGACGGGCACGCTGGTTGCGACGCCGCAGGCCAAACAGCCCTTTGAGATCAAGGCGGCGACGGTGGAGGTCGAGGGCGCTTCGACGCCGGATTACCCGCTTCAGAAAAAGCGCCATTCGCTCGAGTTTCTGCGTGAGATCGCGCATCTGCGCCCGCGCACCAACACCTATTCGGCGGTTTTTCGCGTGCGCTCCGCGGCGGCGGCGGCCATCCACGAGTTCTTTCAAAAGGACGGCTTTGTGTATGTGAACACACCGCTGATCACCGGCAGTGACTGTGAGGGCGCGGGGGAGATGTTCCGCGTCACGACGCTCGACCTGGAAAATCCGCCCCGCAATGAAAAGGGCGAAGTAGACTACACGCAGGACTTTTTCGGCAAGTCGGCCAACCTCACGGTCTCCGGCCAGCTCAACGCCGAGTGCTATGCGCTCGCATTCTCGAAAGTCTACACCTTTGGGCCGACTTTCCGCGCGGAGAACAGCAACACTGCGCGCCACGCGGCCGAGTTCTGGATGATCGAGCCGGAGATCGCGTTTGCCGATCTCGCCGACGACATGGACCTCGCGCAGCGCATGATCAAGTATGTCATCCGCTCGGTGATGGAGCGCTGCCCGGAGGATTTGAAGTTCTTCAACGAGTTTGTCGACAAGGGGCTTCTGGAGCGGCTCAGGTTTCTCGTTGACTCCGACTTCGGCCAGGTGAGCTACACCGAGGCTGTGCGGCTGCTTGAAGAGCACAAAGACGAGTTTGAGTACCCGGTTTACTGGGGCTGTGATCTGCAGTCTGAGCACGAGCGCTACCTCACCGAGAAGATCTTTCAAAAGCCGGTTTTTGTCACCGACTATCCCAAGGAGATCAAAGCTTTCTACATGCGCCTCAACGACGACGGGAAGACCGTCGCGGCAACCGACCTGCTCGTGCCGGGTGTGGGCGAGCTCATCGGCGGAAGCCAGAGAGAGGAGCGCTACGATGTGCTCGTCTCGCGCATGCGCGAGTGCGGGCTCAACGAGGCCGACTACCACTGGTATCTGGATCTTCGCAAATACGGCGGGGCAAAGCACGCGGGCTTTGGCCTCGGCTTTGAACGCCTGATCATGTATATCACCGGTATGGGCAACATCCGCGACGTCATTCCGTTCCCGCGCACGGTCAAGAACGCGGAATTCTGA
- the trmFO gene encoding methylenetetrahydrofolate--tRNA-(uracil(54)-C(5))-methyltransferase (FADH(2)-oxidizing) TrmFO, with protein MGDVTIIGAGLAGCEAAWQLARRGHRVTLHDLKPEGRTPAQASDTLAELVCSNSLRAANVENAVGLLKEEMRRLSSLIMQAADATRVPAGGALAVDREKFSRFITDRILNDPFIAFVSGEVTAIPDEGVVIVATGPLTTGALYEDIARVMGEQKLYFFDAAAPIVSFESIDMGTAFFASRYGKGSDDYINCPMDREQYLAFHEALVSAEQAELHGFENSRVFEGCMPIEVMAKRGEDTIRFGPLKPVGIVNPKTGREAYAIVQLRRDNAEGTLYNLVGFQTHLKFPEQRRVFRMIPGLESAEFMRYGVMHRNTYLHSPGLLNSRYEAIRRPGLFFAGQITGVEGYVESAASGLAVGIHAARLLEGREPLCFSADTAIGALGCYIANRSVTDFQPMNVNFGIISPPNFKFRGKRNKNEMLAARALSEIDRIAAQIQEDDR; from the coding sequence ATGGGTGATGTGACCATCATCGGAGCCGGCCTTGCGGGCTGCGAGGCCGCCTGGCAGCTCGCGCGCCGCGGTCACCGCGTCACGCTGCACGATCTCAAACCCGAGGGGCGTACTCCCGCGCAGGCAAGCGACACTCTCGCCGAGCTCGTGTGCTCAAATTCCCTGCGCGCGGCCAATGTGGAAAACGCCGTGGGCCTGCTCAAGGAGGAGATGCGCAGGCTCTCGTCGCTCATCATGCAGGCGGCCGACGCCACCCGCGTGCCCGCGGGCGGCGCGCTTGCTGTCGACCGTGAGAAGTTCTCGCGGTTTATCACCGACCGCATTTTAAACGATCCTTTCATTGCCTTTGTCAGCGGGGAGGTCACGGCCATCCCCGACGAGGGAGTGGTGATCGTCGCGACGGGGCCGCTGACCACAGGGGCTCTCTATGAGGACATCGCGCGGGTCATGGGGGAGCAGAAGCTCTACTTTTTTGACGCCGCGGCGCCGATTGTGAGCTTTGAGAGCATTGATATGGGCACCGCCTTTTTCGCCTCGCGCTACGGCAAGGGCAGCGATGATTACATCAACTGCCCGATGGACCGCGAGCAGTATCTCGCCTTTCACGAGGCGCTTGTCTCGGCCGAACAGGCCGAGCTGCACGGCTTTGAAAACAGCCGGGTCTTCGAGGGGTGCATGCCCATCGAGGTCATGGCAAAGCGTGGGGAGGACACCATCCGCTTCGGACCGCTCAAGCCGGTCGGCATCGTCAACCCGAAGACAGGGCGCGAAGCCTACGCCATTGTGCAGCTGCGCCGCGACAACGCCGAGGGAACGCTCTACAATCTGGTGGGCTTTCAGACCCATCTGAAGTTTCCCGAGCAGCGGCGGGTCTTCCGCATGATTCCAGGGCTTGAAAGCGCAGAATTCATGCGCTATGGCGTGATGCACCGCAACACCTATCTGCACTCGCCGGGGCTTCTCAACAGCCGCTATGAGGCCATACGGCGGCCGGGGCTGTTCTTTGCCGGACAGATCACCGGCGTCGAGGGCTATGTGGAGTCGGCCGCCTCGGGGCTTGCGGTGGGGATTCACGCCGCGCGCCTGCTCGAGGGGAGAGAGCCGCTCTGCTTCAGTGCAGATACTGCCATCGGTGCGCTCGGCTGCTACATCGCCAATCGGTCCGTCACGGATTTTCAGCCTATGAACGTCAATTTCGGCATCATTTCGCCGCCGAATTTCAAATTCCGGGGCAAGCGCAACAAAAATGAGATGCTGGCCGCCCGCGCGCTCAGTGAGATCGACCGCATCGCAGCACAGATACAGGAGGATGACAGATGA